The Solibacillus sp. FSL W7-1464 genome contains a region encoding:
- the thiE gene encoding thiamine phosphate synthase yields the protein MSMFFDLNKYFVMGTINCIRDPLIVLEEALQSGITMFQLREKGKNSLKGDEYIQFARQCQKLCQIYKVPFIINDDVELALTLNADGIHVGQEDTEVEKFRSFAKGKIVGVSVHTMEQLELAIANGADYAGIGPIYETSTKDDARAPVGLKLLEEAKSQYPKFPIVAIGGISTENSFIVRQTGVNGVAVISAISHSNTINETVNML from the coding sequence ATGTCCATGTTTTTTGATTTAAATAAATATTTTGTAATGGGAACAATCAATTGTATACGCGACCCGCTGATTGTTTTGGAAGAAGCGCTACAGTCTGGAATTACGATGTTCCAGCTGAGGGAAAAAGGAAAAAATTCTTTAAAAGGCGATGAGTATATTCAATTTGCCCGTCAATGCCAAAAGCTGTGCCAAATATATAAAGTACCATTCATTATCAATGATGATGTCGAACTTGCATTAACATTAAATGCAGATGGGATTCATGTAGGTCAGGAAGATACCGAGGTAGAAAAGTTTAGATCTTTTGCGAAAGGTAAAATCGTCGGGGTATCGGTTCATACAATGGAGCAACTGGAATTGGCCATTGCCAATGGGGCAGATTATGCGGGGATTGGTCCAATCTATGAAACTTCAACAAAAGATGATGCGAGGGCACCGGTAGGGCTGAAGCTGTTGGAGGAAGCGAAATCTCAGTATCCAAAATTCCCGATTGTAGCAATTGGCGGAATCTCCACTGAAAACAGTTTCATTGTCAGGCAAACCGGAGTAAATGGAGTAGCCGTTATTTCGGCAATCAGTCATAGTAATACTATAAATGAAACTGTAAATATGCTTTAA
- the thiD gene encoding bifunctional hydroxymethylpyrimidine kinase/phosphomethylpyrimidine kinase gives MITCTIAGSDSGGGAGIQADLKTFQELRVFGTSVITALTAQNTEGVHGIYPTTADFVQAQLKAVLQDFEIKAIKTGMLFSAEIIEAIVALLKDTEIPLIVDPVMIAKGGASLLEQEATTALKKKLLPLATVCTPNIPEAEILTGYTIQTEEDIKLAAQELLSLGMECVVIKGGHLNSKHATDTVFIRGEQPFKMKTERVDTKHTHGTGCTFSAAITAEMAKGRSIEAAIIEAKKYVQLAIRHPLNIGHGFGPTNHFAYHEQRGLCNVHVF, from the coding sequence ATGATTACATGTACAATTGCAGGCTCGGATAGCGGTGGCGGTGCAGGCATCCAAGCAGACTTGAAAACGTTTCAGGAACTACGTGTATTTGGCACATCGGTCATTACCGCACTGACTGCACAAAATACCGAAGGGGTGCATGGGATTTATCCGACAACGGCCGATTTCGTGCAAGCTCAGCTAAAAGCGGTACTTCAGGATTTTGAGATAAAGGCAATTAAAACAGGGATGCTGTTTAGTGCGGAAATTATCGAAGCTATTGTCGCGTTACTAAAAGACACAGAAATTCCGCTAATCGTTGATCCGGTCATGATTGCAAAAGGAGGGGCCAGTTTACTGGAACAGGAGGCAACAACGGCCCTTAAGAAAAAGTTACTGCCGCTTGCAACTGTTTGTACACCGAACATTCCGGAAGCGGAAATCCTGACTGGGTATACAATTCAAACGGAAGAAGATATCAAATTAGCGGCGCAGGAATTATTAAGTCTAGGGATGGAATGTGTCGTCATAAAGGGTGGCCACTTAAACAGTAAGCATGCGACAGATACTGTTTTCATTCGCGGGGAGCAACCATTTAAAATGAAAACCGAGCGAGTGGATACGAAGCATACCCATGGAACAGGATGTACATTTTCGGCAGCAATCACGGCGGAAATGGCAAAAGGAAGATCGATAGAGGCAGCCATTATAGAAGCAAAAAAATATGTGCAGCTGGCAATTCGTCATCCGCTCAATATCGGTCACGGGTTTGGTCCGACAAATCATTTCGCCTATCATGAACAGCGAGGGTTGTGCAATGTCCATGTTTTTTGA
- the thiM gene encoding hydroxyethylthiazole kinase yields the protein MSLQAIHKNQPLVHCITNYVVANFTANGLLAVGASPVMADAIEEAGEMAAQSNALLLNMGTLNERTVDSMKQAGLSANKHHTPVVLDPVGAGATKYRAETAQQLLDLLKIDVIRCNIGELAALAGADWSSKGVDSGIGDIDVAATAKLLATNYQSIVIVTGEQDVITDGDRVEFVTGGHEKVTKMTGSGCLLSAFCAAVLANSKEPFGDLLTLLNEYKQASANSVAAIGTFHTNFLNELENLAEGRR from the coding sequence ATGAGCCTGCAAGCAATTCATAAAAACCAGCCGTTAGTCCATTGTATTACAAACTATGTCGTCGCAAATTTTACAGCAAATGGATTGCTGGCGGTGGGTGCTTCACCAGTAATGGCGGATGCGATAGAAGAAGCGGGGGAAATGGCTGCACAGTCAAACGCATTACTTTTGAATATGGGTACTTTGAATGAACGGACAGTAGATTCGATGAAGCAAGCTGGACTGAGTGCAAATAAGCATCATACTCCGGTTGTTCTCGATCCGGTTGGGGCAGGGGCAACGAAGTATCGAGCTGAAACAGCACAACAATTGCTAGACCTTTTAAAGATTGATGTCATCCGCTGCAATATTGGAGAACTGGCGGCTCTTGCGGGAGCGGATTGGTCTTCCAAAGGTGTTGATAGCGGCATTGGGGATATAGATGTTGCAGCGACTGCCAAACTATTGGCTACCAACTATCAATCTATTGTGATCGTTACAGGTGAACAAGATGTTATTACGGATGGGGATAGAGTCGAATTTGTAACGGGTGGTCATGAAAAAGTGACAAAGATGACGGGGAGCGGCTGCTTGCTGAGTGCATTTTGTGCTGCAGTGCTTGCAAACAGTAAAGAACCGTTTGGTGACTTACTAACGCTGCTGAACGAATATAAACAGGCAAGTGCCAATTCTGTTGCAGCTATAGGAACTTTCCACACAAATTTCTTGAATGAACTAGAAAATTTAGCGGAGGGACGACGATGA
- the tenA gene encoding thiaminase II → MGFCEKVRKETDFYWEASFYHPFVQGIADGSLPLENFKFYMLQDAYYLKHYTKVLALAAAKATSDDDVQYFLQTAKFIHDAELELHRTTFQELGVTAEELEQFEPAPAAYNYVSHMYNAVHNGDVAEAFAAILPCPWLYQEIGQRLKDACPNVPLYEQWIALYASDEMLQNIELQKSMLDRYAKEQPAKLKVLQEHFKKSCYYEWMFWEMPWTKQSWKQGVYVNEPASNS, encoded by the coding sequence ATGGGATTTTGTGAAAAGGTAAGGAAAGAAACGGATTTTTATTGGGAGGCCAGCTTCTATCACCCATTTGTACAAGGTATTGCAGATGGGAGTTTACCGCTGGAGAATTTTAAGTTTTATATGCTGCAGGATGCGTATTATTTAAAACATTATACGAAAGTTCTGGCTCTGGCAGCTGCAAAAGCGACTTCGGATGACGATGTTCAATATTTTCTGCAAACAGCAAAATTTATTCATGACGCAGAGCTGGAGTTACACCGTACAACGTTTCAAGAATTAGGGGTGACAGCGGAGGAGTTGGAACAATTCGAACCGGCTCCAGCAGCCTATAACTATGTAAGCCATATGTACAATGCAGTACATAACGGAGATGTAGCAGAAGCATTTGCGGCAATTTTACCTTGCCCATGGCTGTATCAGGAAATTGGGCAAAGGTTAAAAGATGCCTGCCCGAATGTCCCCCTTTATGAACAGTGGATTGCACTATATGCGTCCGATGAGATGCTACAAAATATTGAATTACAAAAATCGATGCTGGATCGATATGCGAAAGAACAACCGGCAAAGCTAAAGGTATTACAGGAACATTTTAAGAAAAGCTGCTATTACGAATGGATGTTCTGGGAGATGCCTTGGACGAAGCAAAGCTGGAAACAAGGGGTGTATGTCAATGAGCCTGCAAGCAATTCATAA
- a CDS encoding NAD(P)H-dependent flavin oxidoreductase — protein sequence MGNVPEILQNLRIPVIGAPLFIISNPKLVIAQCKAGIVGSMPALNARPASQLDEWLAEITEELESYNAKNPDRPAAPFAINQIVHKTNERLEQDMELCVKYKVPIIITSLGAREEVFEAAHSYGGVVFHDVINNYFAKKAIQKGADGIIAVAAGAGGHAGQQSPFALIQEIREWFDGPLALSGSIARGHSVLAAQAMGADFGYIGSPFIATEEAFAHQEYKQMIVDSSAEDIVYSNLFTGIHGNYLKGSIVNAGMDPNNLKESDPSAMNFNDNTVKAWKDIWGSGQGIGAIKEITSTQQFVDKLAEEYAQAYDELTGKRSAVAHLQ from the coding sequence ATGGGGAATGTTCCAGAAATTTTACAAAACTTACGGATTCCAGTAATTGGGGCACCGTTGTTTATTATCAGCAATCCAAAATTGGTCATTGCACAATGCAAGGCAGGAATTGTTGGGTCGATGCCTGCGCTAAACGCAAGACCGGCAAGCCAGTTGGATGAATGGTTAGCAGAAATTACAGAGGAGCTGGAAAGTTATAATGCCAAAAATCCGGATCGGCCGGCAGCGCCATTTGCGATTAACCAGATTGTTCATAAAACAAATGAGCGGCTGGAACAGGATATGGAGCTTTGTGTAAAATATAAAGTTCCAATTATTATTACTTCACTTGGGGCACGTGAAGAAGTTTTTGAGGCAGCACATAGCTATGGAGGCGTCGTTTTCCATGATGTCATCAACAATTATTTTGCAAAAAAAGCGATTCAAAAAGGTGCGGACGGTATCATTGCAGTAGCAGCCGGTGCAGGAGGCCATGCTGGTCAGCAGAGCCCATTTGCGCTTATACAGGAAATCCGCGAATGGTTTGACGGTCCGTTAGCTTTATCAGGATCAATCGCACGAGGCCATTCGGTATTGGCAGCACAGGCGATGGGAGCTGATTTCGGCTATATTGGCTCACCGTTTATCGCGACTGAAGAAGCCTTTGCTCACCAAGAATATAAACAGATGATTGTTGATAGTTCAGCAGAAGATATTGTTTACAGCAATTTATTTACAGGAATCCACGGGAATTATTTGAAAGGTTCTATCGTTAATGCGGGGATGGATCCGAATAATCTAAAAGAAAGTGATCCATCTGCAATGAACTTCAATGATAATACGGTAAAAGCCTGGAAAGATATTTGGGGAAGCGGGCAAGGGATTGGTGCAATTAAAGAGATTACTTCTACACAGCAATTTGTTGATAAACTGGCTGAAGAATATGCACAGGCTTATGACGAATTGACAGGCAAAAGATCGGCTGTAGCCCATTTACAATAG
- a CDS encoding acetyl-CoA carboxylase biotin carboxyl carrier protein subunit encodes MSEVKAMMAGTLWKLLVVEGQQVEAGEEIAILESMKMEIPISAEKSGKVNRIAVAEGDFVEAEEVLVVID; translated from the coding sequence ATGAGTGAAGTAAAAGCAATGATGGCAGGAACACTTTGGAAGCTGCTTGTAGTAGAAGGTCAGCAAGTCGAAGCAGGTGAGGAAATAGCGATTTTAGAGTCGATGAAAATGGAAATACCGATTTCTGCTGAAAAAAGTGGTAAAGTGAATCGTATAGCGGTAGCGGAAGGCGACTTTGTGGAAGCTGAAGAAGTACTAGTTGTAATTGATTGA
- a CDS encoding acyl-CoA carboxylase subunit beta, with protein sequence MNEMIKEATLTREEKIKKEIGRIKKGGPESGHEKLKNTQKLFVRDRLKLIFDNQKLLYETGIFARSTKPDLPGDGAVVGTGHIDERIVFFTANDFTVKAGSIGDMHGEKILRIQEAAIRAKRPVLYLIDSSGGRIDEAGGYHVAKHSGGRVFYNHSVMSGRIPQIGVLYGPCFAGTAYMPVFCDFTIMVDKMAGMAIASPRMVQMATGQKIDVETLGGAKMHATKSGSIDFRVESEEEAAEVVRKLLSYLPDSFDAPLPEREAVLPKINPALIDEIIPQDPNKAYDVHELIDALVDADSFLEVQKEYASELVVGFARMNGKVIGIVANQPKIKGGAIFPESADKGANFVWTCDAYNIPLLYLCDTPGFMVGSQMEHAGILRRGRNFIYASSCATVPKMCVIVRKAYGAGIYAMAGPAYDPDTTIALPSAEIAIMGPEAAINAVYFNKIAAIEDAAEKAALVQQLRDEYRASYDIQKLASDLVVDDLIVPSELRDELIARYETFENKDYLLPAKKHGTILS encoded by the coding sequence ATGAATGAAATGATAAAAGAAGCTACTTTGACTCGCGAAGAAAAAATAAAAAAAGAAATCGGTCGAATTAAAAAGGGCGGACCTGAAAGTGGTCATGAAAAACTGAAAAATACTCAGAAATTATTTGTTCGTGACCGTTTGAAATTAATATTCGATAACCAGAAACTACTATATGAAACGGGTATTTTTGCCCGTTCGACGAAACCGGATCTACCTGGGGATGGTGCTGTTGTAGGAACAGGCCACATAGATGAACGGATTGTATTTTTTACTGCCAATGATTTTACGGTTAAAGCTGGATCAATTGGGGATATGCACGGCGAGAAAATTTTGCGTATTCAGGAAGCAGCCATTCGTGCAAAACGTCCGGTTCTGTATTTAATCGATTCTTCCGGTGGCCGAATTGATGAAGCGGGTGGTTATCATGTAGCAAAACATTCAGGCGGGCGAGTATTTTATAATCACAGTGTGATGTCAGGTCGCATTCCTCAAATCGGTGTGCTGTATGGACCGTGTTTTGCCGGGACTGCCTATATGCCTGTATTTTGCGACTTTACAATTATGGTCGATAAAATGGCAGGCATGGCGATTGCATCTCCGCGTATGGTACAGATGGCAACGGGTCAAAAGATCGATGTCGAAACTTTGGGCGGGGCAAAAATGCATGCGACGAAAAGTGGTTCTATCGATTTTCGTGTAGAAAGTGAAGAAGAGGCGGCAGAAGTAGTACGCAAATTATTATCCTATCTGCCGGACAGTTTTGATGCCCCGTTACCAGAGCGGGAAGCAGTTTTACCGAAAATCAATCCGGCACTGATTGATGAAATTATTCCGCAAGATCCGAATAAAGCATATGATGTCCATGAATTAATCGATGCTCTTGTCGATGCAGATAGCTTTTTGGAAGTGCAAAAAGAATATGCATCAGAGCTTGTAGTAGGGTTTGCCCGAATGAATGGCAAGGTTATCGGAATTGTAGCAAATCAGCCAAAAATTAAAGGGGGAGCCATTTTCCCGGAATCAGCCGACAAGGGTGCTAACTTTGTATGGACATGCGATGCCTACAATATCCCTCTTCTATATTTATGTGACACACCAGGGTTTATGGTAGGCAGTCAAATGGAGCATGCGGGGATATTGCGTAGAGGCCGTAATTTTATTTATGCAAGTTCTTGTGCAACGGTGCCTAAAATGTGTGTGATTGTCCGTAAGGCCTATGGAGCTGGTATTTATGCAATGGCAGGCCCTGCATATGATCCGGATACAACGATTGCGCTACCATCTGCTGAAATTGCTATTATGGGACCGGAAGCAGCCATTAACGCAGTGTACTTCAATAAAATTGCTGCCATTGAAGACGCGGCTGAAAAGGCGGCGCTAGTTCAACAATTACGAGATGAATACCGTGCCAGCTATGATATCCAAAAACTTGCAAGTGATTTAGTGGTAGATGATTTAATTGTTCCAAGCGAGTTAAGGGATGAATTGATTGCACGTTATGAAACATTTGAAAATAAGGACTATTTGTTGCCTGCCAAAAAGCATGGCACGATTTTAAGCTAA
- a CDS encoding sigma 54-interacting transcriptional regulator codes for MKDYANTDYIQLNADQTVQEAIEEFLKKKQDICCVIEDGRLKGLVTKSRIYRSVLEDSTLQTPLRNIMKEQIITVNTSTSAEKAKDILVQGNVGHAIVLTEQQEIYGVLTTADLIQMFLTGYQNITTYMHTLIENIHDAIITVNTSLQITGFNKSTIDIYPFLQKNFMNSPIIAIDGTLEEPLLEVIQKNKQLNQIISINNRKFVTTFIPLIEHEKLVGAMTMFRDITEIEAISTELASTKKLEKMIDTALELSFDAILIVNCSGEIIRTNSGFHSLFNISENSVKLEDIAPEIAKQIHKKESIELLKINSKTCLVTCKQLYDGSQVFGTLITIMSEQLSIWKNVLEHIEVVEQNVPILKSAMDDLEQVNSPFNKIVSKSLQMKHLKKEALIASDSHLPIFISGDNGTGKSMLAKCIHEASNRKGSFITVNCAAIPQELIEAEFFGYSDGAFTGAKRGGKPGKFELADQGTLFLDEIGDMPLSLQAKLLRVLQEQEFERLGDTKTRKVNVRIITATNKNIEELVENKLFREDLYYRIHVIHLHMPSLKERRDDISLLAETFLQQIVQRDQKEILGFTPEAMNLLTAFTWPGNVRQLENIIERSSHFCDGRFIQIHHLPKEFQTQSVTVQESQDLSRKDLHDDLEKKLLIETLQQCKGNKSKAAKKLGISRTALYNKLKQFEIDEQKLLSPLII; via the coding sequence GTGAAAGATTATGCAAATACTGATTATATTCAATTGAACGCAGACCAAACCGTCCAGGAAGCAATTGAAGAATTTTTAAAAAAGAAACAAGATATTTGCTGTGTCATTGAGGATGGCCGCTTGAAGGGACTTGTAACAAAATCACGCATTTATCGTTCAGTACTTGAAGACTCTACATTACAAACTCCTCTAAGAAACATCATGAAAGAACAAATCATCACAGTAAATACATCGACTAGCGCTGAAAAAGCAAAGGATATTTTAGTGCAGGGAAATGTTGGACATGCCATTGTACTAACCGAACAGCAAGAAATTTATGGTGTGTTAACGACTGCAGATCTCATTCAAATGTTTTTAACGGGTTACCAGAACATTACTACCTATATGCATACATTAATCGAAAATATCCATGATGCTATCATTACTGTCAATACATCGCTGCAAATTACGGGTTTCAACAAATCTACCATTGATATCTATCCTTTTTTACAGAAAAATTTTATGAATTCACCTATTATTGCAATTGATGGCACGCTTGAAGAACCATTGCTCGAAGTCATTCAAAAAAATAAGCAGCTTAATCAGATTATTTCCATTAATAACCGAAAATTTGTAACAACATTTATACCATTAATCGAACACGAAAAGCTTGTCGGTGCGATGACGATGTTCCGTGATATAACGGAAATTGAAGCCATTTCCACAGAACTTGCATCGACGAAAAAGCTGGAGAAAATGATTGATACGGCTCTTGAACTCTCATTTGATGCTATTTTAATCGTTAACTGTTCCGGTGAAATCATCCGGACAAATTCAGGCTTCCATTCATTATTTAATATTTCGGAAAATTCAGTGAAATTAGAAGACATTGCCCCGGAAATTGCTAAACAAATCCATAAAAAAGAATCGATTGAACTGCTCAAAATCAACAGCAAAACATGTCTTGTCACATGTAAACAGCTATATGACGGCTCACAAGTATTTGGAACATTGATTACGATTATGTCCGAACAGCTAAGCATATGGAAAAACGTACTCGAACATATTGAAGTAGTTGAACAAAATGTACCTATCTTAAAATCAGCTATGGATGATCTGGAACAGGTAAATAGTCCGTTTAACAAAATCGTCTCAAAGAGTTTGCAAATGAAACACCTCAAAAAGGAAGCACTAATCGCATCTGACTCCCATTTACCGATATTTATATCGGGGGATAACGGTACCGGAAAAAGTATGCTTGCTAAATGTATTCATGAAGCTTCTAACCGAAAAGGCAGTTTCATAACGGTCAATTGTGCAGCGATCCCACAGGAACTAATAGAAGCAGAATTTTTCGGATATTCGGACGGTGCCTTTACTGGCGCAAAACGTGGCGGTAAACCCGGGAAATTCGAACTTGCGGACCAAGGCACCCTTTTCTTGGACGAAATTGGTGACATGCCGCTTTCGTTACAGGCTAAACTTTTGCGTGTATTGCAAGAACAGGAGTTTGAAAGACTAGGAGATACGAAAACAAGGAAAGTGAATGTACGCATTATCACAGCAACGAACAAAAATATTGAAGAACTCGTAGAAAACAAACTTTTCCGTGAAGACTTGTACTACCGTATTCATGTGATCCATTTGCATATGCCCTCATTAAAAGAGCGCAGAGATGATATAAGCCTACTAGCAGAAACCTTCCTGCAGCAAATTGTCCAGAGGGATCAAAAAGAAATTTTAGGTTTTACACCGGAAGCCATGAACTTGTTGACAGCATTTACATGGCCGGGTAATGTGCGGCAACTCGAAAACATCATTGAACGTTCTAGCCATTTCTGTGATGGCCGTTTTATTCAAATACATCATCTACCAAAGGAATTCCAAACCCAATCCGTTACCGTTCAGGAGTCGCAAGACCTAAGCCGAAAAGATTTGCACGATGATTTAGAGAAAAAACTATTAATCGAGACATTGCAACAATGCAAAGGGAATAAATCTAAAGCCGCCAAAAAGCTTGGTATTAGTCGAACTGCCCTTTACAACAAGCTGAAGCAATTTGAAATAGACGAACAAAAATTACTTTCTCCTTTGATCATCTGA
- a CDS encoding acyl-CoA dehydrogenase family protein, with the protein MSYFTEQHEQLRIEVRHFIEKEIIPNIVHWEREGQFPKSLYKKLGDKGYLGLRYPTHVGGQGLDYFSAVVFVEELARCGAGGVPLSIAVQTDMATPPIAEFGDDYHIENFVRPALRGEKVGAIGISEPNHGSNVAGIETRAVLDGDEYIINGSKMFITNGTNADFITLVTRTNEQKGHKGISLIIVELDRPGVTVTKKLDKLGMRSSDTAEIVFENVRVPKKNLLGSEGKGFAQIMWELQGERMIAAPLAIGMATFVYEQTVQALEQRTFVTDKQYELLALMFTELESAKSIAYAVAEQFNQGKVPSLEISMVKFAAGGSVIKIAEIAMQVLGAESLAFTNPVQRIWRDTRVNRIGGGADEIMKEIIAKQLGLEVSV; encoded by the coding sequence ATGAGTTATTTCACAGAGCAACATGAACAGCTGCGTATAGAAGTGCGACATTTTATCGAAAAGGAAATTATACCGAATATTGTTCATTGGGAGCGTGAAGGACAATTTCCTAAGTCATTGTACAAAAAACTTGGGGACAAAGGTTACCTAGGTTTGCGTTACCCGACACATGTCGGCGGGCAAGGGTTAGATTACTTCAGCGCCGTCGTTTTTGTAGAAGAATTAGCACGTTGCGGGGCTGGCGGAGTACCTTTGTCAATCGCAGTTCAAACGGATATGGCCACACCGCCGATTGCTGAATTCGGCGACGATTATCATATCGAAAACTTTGTACGACCTGCATTACGGGGAGAAAAAGTAGGTGCAATCGGAATTTCAGAACCAAATCATGGTTCCAACGTTGCAGGGATTGAAACACGTGCAGTACTTGACGGCGATGAATATATAATAAATGGTTCGAAAATGTTCATTACGAACGGGACGAATGCCGATTTTATAACACTGGTAACGAGGACAAATGAACAGAAGGGTCATAAAGGAATTAGCCTCATTATCGTTGAGTTGGATCGTCCAGGCGTTACGGTTACAAAAAAACTGGATAAATTAGGGATGCGCTCTTCCGATACTGCTGAAATTGTATTCGAAAATGTGCGTGTTCCGAAAAAAAATCTACTAGGTTCTGAAGGCAAAGGTTTTGCACAAATCATGTGGGAGCTTCAAGGGGAACGAATGATTGCCGCGCCGCTGGCAATAGGAATGGCGACATTTGTCTACGAACAGACGGTGCAGGCACTTGAACAGCGAACATTCGTAACAGATAAGCAATACGAGTTGCTGGCCCTTATGTTTACAGAACTGGAATCAGCGAAGTCTATCGCTTATGCTGTTGCCGAGCAATTTAATCAAGGTAAAGTGCCAAGTCTTGAAATATCGATGGTGAAATTTGCGGCTGGAGGTTCGGTCATTAAAATTGCCGAAATAGCGATGCAAGTATTAGGTGCAGAAAGCCTGGCTTTTACAAACCCGGTTCAACGGATCTGGCGCGATACACGTGTAAATCGAATTGGTGGCGGTGCAGATGAAATTATGAAAGAAATTATAGCCAAACAATTGGGATTAGAGGTGAGTGTATGA
- a CDS encoding acyl-CoA dehydrogenase family protein, producing the protein MSIYKLTEEHQLFRASIKKWTDQKLVPVVTDMEHAKRIDESLIESLDQLGFLSAALPEDKGGFDADVIWQVLLLEEIAKAGSVGFTQVVKQHAALGIPIVQKHFPHINFNDSEKPFFTYVQKKDGATQSVIINGQKADFVIVHNIDQYTLEMYSRNDLVLQQADDLVGWHTAQLALAGLSDSGMPIETIYLSKEQSLYWQATNHLFDAAVFYGVAKKICAETTNYAKTRIQFDGPLTQFQVVRHSIVDQAIATEKLLQLLYVTAFNDTNPAYINQCFALHLYVLNEIHLITDRNVQIHGGNGFMMEYNAQRYWRDSQMYRVLSTETAYGANDIGKILLNTPISTY; encoded by the coding sequence ATGAGTATTTATAAATTGACAGAAGAACATCAACTTTTCCGTGCTTCAATCAAAAAATGGACGGATCAAAAACTCGTACCTGTTGTTACTGATATGGAGCATGCCAAAAGAATTGACGAATCTCTCATCGAATCGTTGGACCAGCTTGGTTTTTTGTCAGCTGCATTGCCAGAAGATAAAGGCGGATTCGATGCAGACGTAATATGGCAGGTTCTATTACTGGAGGAAATTGCAAAAGCAGGGTCTGTCGGCTTTACACAAGTCGTTAAACAACATGCTGCCCTCGGTATACCGATTGTGCAAAAACACTTCCCGCATATCAATTTTAATGATAGCGAGAAACCTTTCTTTACGTATGTACAAAAAAAAGATGGCGCAACACAATCTGTAATAATAAACGGTCAAAAAGCCGATTTTGTGATTGTCCATAATATCGATCAGTACACACTGGAAATGTACTCACGGAATGATCTCGTACTACAACAAGCAGATGACTTAGTCGGCTGGCATACTGCCCAGCTCGCGCTTGCTGGTTTGTCCGACAGTGGGATGCCCATTGAAACAATTTATCTGTCAAAAGAGCAAAGCCTTTACTGGCAGGCGACAAATCATTTATTTGATGCCGCTGTTTTTTATGGGGTTGCAAAAAAAATATGCGCGGAAACGACTAACTACGCAAAAACGCGTATCCAATTTGACGGGCCTTTAACTCAGTTCCAAGTTGTCCGCCACTCAATCGTGGACCAGGCAATTGCGACAGAAAAATTGTTGCAATTGCTTTATGTCACTGCTTTTAATGATACAAACCCGGCATATATCAACCAATGTTTTGCACTGCATTTGTATGTACTCAATGAAATTCATCTAATTACTGACCGAAATGTTCAAATACATGGCGGCAATGGCTTTATGATGGAATATAATGCCCAGCGGTACTGGCGGGATAGCCAAATGTACCGTGTACTTAGTACAGAAACTGCATACGGCGCAAATGATATCGGTAAAATATTATTGAATACACCAATCTCCACATATTAA